One Babylonia areolata isolate BAREFJ2019XMU chromosome 20, ASM4173473v1, whole genome shotgun sequence DNA segment encodes these proteins:
- the LOC143295009 gene encoding uncharacterized protein LOC143295009, with translation MADNSTATTMAASGANDFCGNWWGGWLQAAKEKSTAALDMVRKDLAEFGCTMQKDTTHAVEVTSTTLKESLKAENTSTAKDKLTKGLSTFLGGISKALVVPPDDEGQIPITASSAELYDRATARLHAVQVDPDTYLQEPDGPQEQYSRWCETFDPDSVKGEISELLVSKAEVRGLYTKLVPSRVSHVDFWRHYFYKRHQMDLDQARKEALMKRAERSRADSSISWEDDWSGDEAMEDSGSDWEKLPRPTQKDQSPGPAVSVGLVAPAAQASPEPPPSQQTTTPSGHAAQSGQEPPHTPAAGAPQDNFHDIALQPATSHVSVSSEQPSAAFVNLHPQAGEPLSALLQEISDHSSPQQKREENSCFSSGASKAGQTSEGHHTGDVMPADPGAFPEGASSLPGHDDRKQTLNVQAENEAVGPVSDQVEPVSGQMGRVRCQEDQTSSGDEPVSSQLESMSSQAEPERNDAEPASGQDEPTANQDEPATSQHEPATNRDEPATRQAQAVAEVASSAIPGQSEAAVLSVTQPVQPDPQGADDQGSMSGTAHRQEGAVSTDQSVAPDDKSHEAASPALDDDWDEDLDLELTEDDMKAAEQLAKTLGENVNLEEDDWENWE, from the exons ATGGCAGACaactcaacagcaacaacaatggctGCAAG CGGAGCAAATGATTTTTGTGGAAACTGGTGGGGAGGATGGCTGCAAGCTGCAAAagagaag AGTACAGCAGCACTCGATATGGTACGCAAGGACCTTGCAGAGTTTGGCTGTACCATGCAGAAGGACACAACTCATGCTGTGGAGGTCACAAGTACCACACTGAAAGAATCTTTGAAG GCTGAGAACACATCCACAGCTAAGGACAAGCTGACCAAAGGACTGTCCACGTTCCTGGGGGGAATTTCCAAAGCTCTTGTGGTGCCCCCTGATGATGAGGGACAGATACCTATCACTGCTTCCTCTGCTGAGTTGTATGACAGGGCaacg GCACGGCTTCATGCAGTTCAAGTGGATCCGGACACCTACCTGCAAGAGCCAGACGGCCCTCAAGAACAGTACAGCCGATGGTGTGAGACTTTTGACCCAGACAGTGTAAAGGGAGAGATTTCAGAGCTCCTGGTATCCAAGGCAGAAGTGCGAGGCCTTTACACAAAGTTG GTGCCGTCCCGTGTGTCCCATGTGGACTTCTGGCGACATTACTTTTACAAGCGGCACCAGATGGACCTGGACCAAGCACGCAAAGAGGCCCTCATGAAACGCGCCGAGCGATCCAGGGCAGACAGCTCCATCAgctgggaag aTGATTGGAGTGGTGATGAAGCGATGGAAGACAGTGGCAGCGACTGGGAGAAACTCCCCAGACCCACCCAGAAGGACCAGTCTCCGGGCCCAGCCGTGTCTGTGGGCCTTGTGGCACCTGCAGCACAGGCCAGCCctgaaccaccaccatcacaacaaacaacaacaccgtcTGGACATGCTGCTCAGTCTGGCCAGGAGCCGCCCCACACACCAGCTGCTGGTGCTCCTCAGGACAACTTCCACGACATCGCATTGCAACCAGCAACGTCTCATGTTTCTGTATCGTCAGAGCAGCCGAGCGCAGCATTTGTGAACCTACACCCTCAAGCTGGGGAACCTTTGTCAGCATTGCTTCAGGAGATTTCAGATCACTCCTCTCCTCagcagaagagggaggagaacagCTGTTTTTCGTCAGGTGCTAGCAAGGCTGGACAGACTTCTGAAGGTCACCACACTGGTGATGTGATGCCAGCAGATCCAGGTGCTTTCCCTGAAGGGGCTTCATCGCTGCCGGGACATGATGACAGGAAACAGACTCTAAATGTGCAGGCAGAAAATGAGGCAGTGGGGCCAGTGAGCGACCAGGTGGAACCTGTGAGTGGTCAGATGGGGCGTGTGAGATGCCAAGAGGACCAGACAAGCAGTGGAGATGAGCCAGTGAGCAGCCAGCTTGAATCGATGAGCAGCCAGGCAGAACCAGAGAGAAATGATGCGGAGCCAGCCTCCGGCCAGGATGAACCGACAGCCAACCAGGATGAACCAGCAACCAGCCAGCATGAACCAGCAACCAACCGTGATGAGCCAGCAACCAGGCAGGCACAAGCTGTGGCAGAAGTGGCCAGCAGTGCCATCCCAGGTCAAAGTGAGGCAGCAGTGCTGTCAGTCACACAGCCTGTACAGCCTGACCCCCAGGGTGCTGATGACCAGGGATCCATGTCGGGGACAGCCCACCGTCAGGAAGGGGCTGTGTCGACTGACCAGTCTGTTGCTCCTGATGACAAGTCACACG AGGCAGCATCTCCTGCCCTGGATGATGACTGGGATGAGGACCTGGACCTGGAGCTGACAGAGGACGACATGAAGGCCGCCGAGCAGCTGGCCAAGACACTGGGAGAGAATGTCAACCTGGAG GAAGATGACTGGGAAAACTGGGAGTGA